From the genome of Pantoea alfalfae, one region includes:
- a CDS encoding SH3 domain-containing protein, which yields MEHNMKKMVKLRVALGLMFVFSVAGCKTPPKMTDDTLVTSTVDGVAISHRYAVKPPAQFSPVNETYRALYPGSVMSQPGYGGKVVETLKTGESYTVIGQVENNWLALGEPAQAAAEAKPDSATTAVKDAAQPAAPQATVQLTGYVPFRAVVKSALYDQTVKADQPKRRVRSSSKKKTCVAVNGDSTACQNSTNGTWIIN from the coding sequence ATGGAACACAACATGAAAAAAATGGTGAAGCTCCGCGTTGCGTTAGGCCTGATGTTTGTTTTTTCAGTCGCCGGTTGTAAAACCCCGCCAAAAATGACCGATGACACCCTGGTGACCAGCACGGTGGACGGTGTGGCGATCAGTCACCGTTATGCCGTAAAACCGCCAGCGCAATTCAGTCCGGTCAATGAAACCTATCGCGCCCTCTATCCCGGCTCGGTGATGAGCCAGCCAGGTTACGGCGGCAAGGTGGTAGAGACGCTGAAAACCGGCGAAAGCTACACCGTGATTGGTCAGGTCGAGAACAACTGGCTGGCGCTGGGTGAACCCGCACAGGCCGCAGCAGAAGCTAAGCCGGACAGCGCCACCACTGCCGTGAAAGATGCCGCTCAGCCTGCCGCGCCGCAGGCAACCGTCCAGCTGACAGGCTATGTGCCATTCCGCGCCGTAGTGAAAAGCGCACTCTACGATCAGACCGTTAAAGCCGATCAGCCGAAACGCCGCGTGCGCAGCAGCAGCAAGAAAAAAACCTGCGTCGCGGTTAACGGTGACAGCACCGCCTGTCAGAACAGCACTAACGGAACCTGGATCATTAACTAA
- the tssK gene encoding type VI secretion system baseplate subunit TssK translates to MNRAEKVIWTEGMFLRPHHFQQSENYLLSTLREWGQSQRVYTWGFYDLEFDEALLRQGKLALSAASGCLPDGTFFAFSQPQHGPAPLDLPATVDRSKVVLAIPTRRNGREAVAFQESQDSLARYLAWEADVEDDNAQAVGSATVQFGKLRLRLMLEQDLTAEWTAMGVAQVIEKRSDNHIRLDSDYIPPMLTLNSSRPLQNMFNDLHGLIQQRSQQLSQRAPGTGRFNSADMVDFMLLALLNRQLGLHSHLQHLPLLHPETLYSHWLQLAAELSTWTPARAPEGLPLYDHDDLHNCFSRLSLLLRQGLSQVMEESAIQLPLTQRSHGLNVATVPESSMVHEFGFVLAVKASVPADTLKTHFPAQMKVAPVSKIRDLVQLQLPGLALRAMPGAPPQIPWHAGYSYFELDKNSELWKEMERSGAFALHLAGEFPGLNMEFWAIRSQSE, encoded by the coding sequence ATGAACAGAGCCGAAAAGGTCATCTGGACCGAGGGGATGTTTCTGCGTCCTCACCATTTCCAGCAGTCAGAAAATTATCTTCTCAGCACCCTGCGTGAATGGGGTCAGTCACAGCGTGTATACACCTGGGGCTTTTACGATCTTGAGTTTGATGAAGCGCTGTTGCGTCAGGGCAAACTGGCGCTGAGCGCGGCCAGCGGTTGTCTGCCAGACGGCACGTTTTTCGCCTTCAGCCAGCCACAGCATGGCCCGGCACCGCTTGATCTGCCGGCCACTGTTGATCGCAGCAAAGTGGTGCTGGCAATACCGACCCGGCGCAACGGTCGCGAAGCCGTCGCCTTCCAGGAGTCGCAGGATTCTCTGGCGCGCTATCTGGCCTGGGAAGCGGACGTGGAAGATGACAACGCACAGGCCGTGGGCAGCGCGACGGTACAGTTCGGCAAGCTGCGCCTGCGGCTGATGCTGGAGCAGGATCTGACCGCCGAGTGGACCGCAATGGGCGTTGCGCAGGTGATTGAAAAACGCAGCGACAACCACATCCGGCTCGACAGCGATTACATCCCGCCGATGCTGACCCTGAATAGCAGCCGTCCGCTGCAAAACATGTTTAATGACCTGCACGGGCTGATCCAGCAGCGCAGCCAGCAGCTGAGTCAGCGTGCACCCGGAACCGGCCGCTTCAACAGCGCCGATATGGTCGATTTTATGCTGCTGGCGCTGCTCAATCGTCAGCTTGGCCTGCACAGCCATCTGCAACATCTGCCGCTGCTGCATCCTGAAACCCTCTACAGCCACTGGCTGCAACTGGCCGCCGAGCTCAGCACCTGGACGCCCGCGCGCGCGCCGGAAGGACTGCCGCTTTACGATCATGACGACCTGCACAACTGCTTCAGCCGTCTGTCGCTGCTGCTGCGTCAGGGGCTATCGCAGGTGATGGAGGAGAGCGCCATTCAGCTGCCGCTGACGCAGCGTTCGCACGGCCTGAACGTCGCCACCGTGCCGGAGAGCAGCATGGTGCATGAGTTCGGCTTTGTGCTGGCGGTGAAAGCCAGCGTGCCGGCCGACACCCTGAAAACCCATTTCCCGGCACAGATGAAAGTCGCGCCGGTCAGCAAAATCCGCGATCTGGTGCAGCTTCAGCTGCCGGGTCTCGCACTTCGGGCGATGCCCGGCGCGCCGCCGCAGATCCCGTGGCATGCCGGATACAGCTATTTCGAACTGGATAAGAACAGCGAGCTATGGAAAGAGATGGAGCGCTCGGGCGCTTTTGCGCTGCATCTTGCCGGTGAGTTTCCGGGCCTGAACATGGAGTTCTGGGCCATCCGCAGTCAGTCAGAATAA
- the tssJ gene encoding type VI secretion system lipoprotein TssJ — translation MMRTTQLRGGLIVLLMWLLTACSGSSTPPVAYYNLDVQGENQLNGGAPLKVRVVLLSSDAEFMSADFYSLQNQSATVLGSAQLNTQQFFLTPEQRSKTLRIKSLPEARFIGIMAEYQALDGKVWRLSLPVPEGESPSFWAFWKRDDSELNARIVAGMNGLRVEKQ, via the coding sequence ATGATGAGAACAACACAACTGCGCGGTGGGTTGATCGTGCTGCTGATGTGGCTGCTGACGGCCTGCAGCGGCAGCAGTACGCCGCCGGTGGCTTACTACAACCTGGACGTTCAGGGGGAGAATCAGCTTAACGGCGGTGCGCCGCTGAAGGTCCGTGTGGTGTTACTGAGCTCCGATGCGGAGTTCATGTCAGCAGACTTTTACTCCCTGCAAAACCAGTCTGCAACGGTGCTGGGCAGTGCGCAGCTTAACACCCAGCAATTCTTCCTGACGCCAGAGCAGCGCAGCAAAACGCTGCGGATTAAGAGCCTGCCTGAGGCGCGCTTTATCGGCATCATGGCGGAATATCAGGCGCTGGATGGCAAGGTGTGGCGACTGTCGCTGCCGGTTCCCGAAGGGGAGTCGCCCTCATTCTGGGCATTCTGGAAACGAGACGATAGCGAGCTGAATGCGCGCATCGTGGCGGGAATGAATGGCCTTCGCGTGGAAAAACAGTGA
- the tssM gene encoding type VI secretion system membrane subunit TssM, translated as MLNILFAVLTSRLAWGFVGITALSFIIWVIGPVFSIVDSRPLEPEQNRMISIALLYLVWGLGQAIPRLYNYWLNRKLMSSLETGKSDAPEADRQRLTSEEQVLAGRFSEATEMLRKAHFQRHSSKGTPFWAQRFGRQYLYQLPWYMIIGAPGAGKTTALVNSGLQFPLADKFGKSALRGIGGTRNCDWWFTNDAVLLDTAGRYSTQESQQERDASEWHHFLDLLRKYRGRQPINGVIVTLSVSDLLSQSPEALRNQALALRQRLMELHDRLGIRFPVYVLVTKADLLKGFRSYFASLDKAQREQIWGFTFPWAKASAADFELNSQFQQEYSLLQQRLDAGLADRLLTESDAQARAESYLFPQEFAALRPLLADALDTLFARSDFETQFAPRGIYFASGTQEGLPFDRVMGELNRALNLPGQQAGESGSWDRVDKDAPIPQNKGQSFFLKGVLENVIFQESGLAGSNRWWELRNRAGLWSGYLALLLLLLVAGGLWLTSYSKNKAYLQEMAAKAPQVEQLGDQLQKQVNGDLFALVPYLNTLLHLPESADFSLESPPLTRRMGLYRGTEVSDATRALYDKALKQLLLPQVAQNITRWLRNDNGSDADYSYEALKAYQMLYQPKHYDGKFLQAWLMLNLSRELPQNVTQQQVKQLAWHLQQLLETQIHSSPYAKDDALVKREQALINQMPLSQRVYGRLKRLLQRDDSLQPVTLAALGGPQSELVFSRKSGKSVNDGVAGLYTPDGYWQHVDKQIGPVTQALYQDDLWVLDGAAPQQKSEQTDLAVRQLYVQDYIRQWEQFLSDIQLNSSADLAQRINTARLLSGNHSPLRQLVINLSNLLTLNRAQPDEKTAQAAKPSDNSATRTLEALFTSPEAAAARGQAAAQASPEQAVAVHFAPVLELAQPLQQGSKVLAVDDFLHQIDDLYRYLTAVQDAANSGMPPPASDAISRLQASAGRLPGSLQNMVSSMAVGASSDAQRRDMDNVRKRITMEVGSFCRQAIAGRYPLVRSARSEVTPDDLARMFAPGSGMMDSFFRDNLASKVDTTNASWRFTPGIDGKTLPGGEALLRPFQQAQSIRDAFFANGATTPGFRVTLRTVKMDNDILNLTLDVDGQQLRYSHGPQAVQMVSWPGPGGTSQVRMQLGLTNGTTSTLVTSGPWALNRFFDRARVTAAGGLTREATFSVEGHQVTLSFTPGSIRNPFQLPGFSCP; from the coding sequence ATGCTGAATATTCTGTTTGCGGTGCTGACCAGCCGCCTTGCGTGGGGCTTTGTCGGCATCACCGCGCTCTCATTTATTATCTGGGTGATTGGCCCGGTCTTCTCTATCGTTGATTCGCGGCCGCTTGAGCCAGAGCAGAACCGCATGATCAGTATCGCGCTGCTCTATCTGGTCTGGGGCCTGGGGCAGGCGATCCCGCGGCTCTACAACTACTGGCTTAACCGCAAGCTGATGTCGAGTCTTGAAACCGGCAAAAGCGATGCACCGGAAGCCGATCGTCAGCGTCTGACCAGTGAAGAGCAGGTGCTGGCAGGGCGTTTTTCCGAAGCGACTGAGATGCTGAGAAAGGCGCACTTCCAGCGCCACAGCAGCAAAGGCACGCCGTTCTGGGCGCAGCGCTTTGGCCGTCAGTATCTCTATCAGCTGCCGTGGTACATGATTATCGGCGCACCTGGTGCCGGTAAAACGACGGCGCTGGTCAACTCGGGCCTGCAGTTTCCGCTGGCGGATAAGTTTGGCAAGTCAGCGCTGCGCGGCATTGGCGGTACCCGCAACTGCGACTGGTGGTTCACCAACGACGCGGTGCTGCTCGATACCGCCGGGCGCTACAGCACCCAGGAGAGTCAGCAGGAGCGGGATGCCAGCGAATGGCACCATTTCCTCGACCTGCTGCGTAAATATCGCGGACGTCAGCCGATCAACGGCGTCATCGTCACCCTGAGCGTTTCCGATCTGCTGAGTCAGTCACCTGAGGCGCTGCGCAACCAGGCGCTGGCGCTGCGTCAGCGCCTGATGGAGCTGCACGATCGTCTCGGCATCCGTTTCCCGGTCTATGTGCTGGTCACCAAAGCGGACCTGCTCAAAGGCTTCCGCAGCTACTTCGCCTCGCTGGACAAAGCGCAGCGTGAACAGATCTGGGGATTCACCTTCCCGTGGGCGAAAGCGTCCGCCGCCGATTTCGAGCTGAACAGCCAGTTCCAGCAGGAGTATTCCCTGCTGCAACAGCGGCTCGATGCCGGACTGGCCGATCGGCTGCTGACGGAGAGCGACGCGCAGGCGCGGGCAGAAAGTTATCTCTTCCCGCAGGAGTTCGCTGCGCTGCGTCCGTTGCTGGCCGACGCGCTCGACACGTTGTTCGCCCGCTCCGATTTTGAAACCCAGTTCGCGCCACGCGGCATCTACTTTGCCAGCGGCACCCAGGAAGGTCTGCCGTTTGATCGGGTAATGGGTGAACTGAACCGTGCCCTGAATCTGCCTGGCCAGCAGGCGGGCGAATCGGGCAGCTGGGATCGGGTCGATAAGGACGCCCCGATTCCGCAGAACAAAGGGCAGAGCTTCTTCCTGAAAGGCGTGCTGGAGAATGTGATTTTCCAGGAGTCAGGTCTGGCAGGCAGCAACCGCTGGTGGGAGCTGCGCAACCGCGCCGGACTCTGGTCAGGCTATCTGGCGCTGCTATTGCTGTTACTGGTCGCGGGCGGTCTGTGGCTCACCAGCTACAGCAAGAACAAAGCCTATCTGCAGGAGATGGCCGCTAAAGCGCCGCAGGTGGAGCAACTCGGCGACCAGCTTCAGAAGCAGGTCAACGGCGATCTCTTTGCGCTGGTGCCTTATCTCAACACCCTGTTACACCTGCCGGAAAGCGCCGACTTCTCGCTGGAATCGCCGCCGCTGACGCGCCGTATGGGCCTTTATCGTGGTACCGAGGTCAGCGATGCGACGCGTGCGCTCTACGATAAAGCGCTGAAGCAGCTGCTGTTGCCGCAGGTGGCGCAGAACATCACCCGCTGGCTGCGCAATGACAATGGCAGTGACGCTGACTACAGCTATGAAGCGTTGAAGGCATATCAGATGCTCTACCAGCCGAAGCACTACGACGGCAAGTTTTTGCAGGCGTGGCTGATGCTTAACCTGTCGCGCGAGCTGCCGCAGAACGTGACGCAGCAGCAGGTAAAACAGCTGGCGTGGCATCTGCAACAGCTGCTGGAGACGCAGATTCACTCGTCGCCGTATGCGAAGGATGACGCGCTGGTAAAGCGCGAGCAGGCGCTGATTAATCAGATGCCGCTGTCACAGCGCGTCTACGGACGGCTGAAGCGCCTGCTGCAACGTGATGACAGCCTGCAGCCGGTGACGCTGGCAGCGCTGGGCGGTCCCCAGAGCGAGCTGGTTTTTTCCCGTAAAAGCGGTAAATCGGTGAATGATGGCGTAGCGGGGCTCTATACGCCGGACGGCTACTGGCAGCATGTGGACAAGCAGATTGGTCCGGTGACGCAGGCGCTTTATCAGGACGATCTCTGGGTGCTGGACGGCGCTGCGCCGCAGCAGAAAAGTGAGCAGACCGATCTTGCGGTGCGCCAGCTCTATGTGCAGGACTACATCCGGCAGTGGGAGCAGTTCCTGAGCGATATTCAGCTCAACAGCAGTGCCGATCTTGCGCAACGCATCAACACTGCGCGCTTGCTGTCGGGCAACCACTCGCCGCTGCGCCAGCTGGTAATCAACCTCAGTAACCTGCTGACGCTGAACCGGGCGCAGCCCGATGAGAAAACCGCGCAGGCGGCGAAGCCGTCGGATAACAGCGCCACCCGCACCCTTGAAGCGCTGTTTACCTCGCCCGAAGCGGCTGCGGCGCGTGGGCAGGCGGCAGCGCAGGCGTCACCGGAGCAGGCGGTTGCGGTGCATTTTGCGCCAGTGCTTGAGCTGGCCCAGCCGTTACAGCAGGGCAGTAAGGTGCTGGCGGTGGACGACTTCCTGCACCAGATTGACGATCTCTATCGCTACCTCACGGCGGTGCAGGATGCCGCCAACAGCGGAATGCCGCCACCGGCCAGCGATGCGATTAGCCGTTTGCAGGCCAGCGCCGGACGGCTGCCCGGTTCGCTGCAGAATATGGTCTCCAGCATGGCGGTCGGGGCCAGCAGCGATGCGCAGCGCCGCGACATGGATAACGTCCGTAAACGCATCACCATGGAAGTCGGCAGTTTCTGTCGTCAGGCGATCGCCGGACGTTATCCGCTGGTGCGCTCCGCGCGCAGTGAGGTGACACCCGACGATCTGGCGCGGATGTTTGCTCCCGGCAGCGGCATGATGGACAGCTTCTTCCGCGACAATCTGGCCAGCAAAGTGGATACCACTAACGCCTCATGGCGCTTTACGCCGGGTATTGACGGCAAAACGCTGCCGGGTGGCGAAGCACTTCTGCGTCCTTTCCAGCAGGCGCAGTCGATTCGTGATGCGTTCTTTGCCAACGGCGCCACCACGCCAGGTTTCCGCGTCACGCTGCGCACCGTAAAAATGGACAACGACATTCTTAACCTGACGCTGGATGTGGATGGACAGCAATTGCGTTACAGCCACGGGCCACAGGCGGTGCAGATGGTCAGCTGGCCCGGTCCGGGCGGCACCAGCCAGGTGCGGATGCAGCTGGGCCTGACCAACGGCACTACCTCAACGCTGGTCACCAGTGGGCCCTGGGCACTCAATCGCTTCTTCGATCGCGCCCGTGTTACGGCGGCCGGCGGCCTGACCCGCGAAGCCACATTCAGCGTGGAGGGGCATCAGGTCACGCTGTCGTTCACCCCTGGCAGCATTCGTAACCCGTTCCAGCTTCCCGGCTTTAGCTGCCCCTGA
- the exaC gene encoding acetaldehyde dehydrogenase ExaC, with the protein MRYAAPGEQGSLITLQKNYGNFINGEFVAPVKGNYFTNTSPVNGSAAGEFPRSDATDVDNAVAAAAAAADAWGKTSPQQRSLLLLKIADRLEQHLETMAVYETWDNGKPVRETLAADMPLAVDHFRYFAGCVRAQEGSAAEIDEFTAAYHFHEPLGVVAQIIPWNFPLLMAAWKLAPALGAGNCVVLKPAEQTPLSITIFVDLIKDLLPPGVLNVVHGFGKEAGEALASHPGIAKVAFTGSTATGGHILELAAKSLIPSTVELGGKSPNIFFEDIMQAEESFIEKAAEGVVLGFLNQGEVCTCPSRALVQESIYEPFMAAVMKRVKTIKRGDPLDTETMVGAQASQQQFDKILSYLEVARQEGAEVLVGGGVEKLDDSLNSGYYIQPTLLKGNNSMRVFQEEIFGPVIGITTFKDEAEAISIANDSIYGLGAGVWTRDINRAYRVGRAIKAGRVWTNCYHLYPAHAAFGGYKKSGIGRETHKMMLDHYQQTKNLLVSYSIEPLGFF; encoded by the coding sequence ATGCGTTACGCTGCCCCCGGAGAACAAGGTTCTCTGATTACGCTACAGAAGAATTATGGCAACTTCATTAATGGTGAATTCGTCGCGCCAGTGAAGGGTAACTACTTTACTAATACCTCGCCGGTAAACGGCTCTGCGGCCGGTGAGTTCCCGCGCTCAGATGCTACTGATGTGGATAACGCGGTGGCCGCTGCTGCTGCTGCTGCGGACGCCTGGGGCAAGACCTCGCCACAACAACGCTCACTGCTGCTACTGAAAATTGCCGATCGGCTGGAACAGCATCTGGAGACCATGGCGGTCTATGAAACCTGGGATAACGGTAAACCGGTGCGCGAAACGCTGGCGGCCGATATGCCGCTGGCGGTCGACCACTTTCGCTACTTTGCCGGTTGTGTCCGAGCGCAGGAGGGCAGCGCGGCAGAGATTGATGAGTTCACCGCCGCCTACCATTTCCATGAGCCGCTGGGCGTGGTGGCGCAGATTATCCCCTGGAACTTCCCGCTGTTGATGGCAGCCTGGAAACTGGCTCCGGCGCTGGGAGCAGGGAACTGCGTGGTGCTTAAACCGGCTGAACAGACGCCGCTGTCGATCACCATCTTTGTCGATCTGATTAAAGATCTGCTGCCGCCGGGTGTGCTGAACGTGGTGCACGGCTTTGGTAAAGAGGCGGGGGAAGCGCTGGCGTCCCATCCCGGTATCGCCAAGGTCGCCTTTACCGGCTCCACCGCTACTGGCGGGCATATTCTGGAGCTGGCAGCCAAAAGCCTGATCCCCTCGACGGTCGAGCTGGGCGGCAAGTCACCGAACATCTTCTTTGAAGACATCATGCAGGCGGAGGAGAGCTTTATTGAGAAAGCGGCCGAAGGCGTGGTACTGGGCTTCCTGAATCAGGGTGAAGTCTGCACCTGCCCATCGCGTGCGCTGGTGCAGGAGTCGATCTACGAGCCGTTTATGGCAGCCGTAATGAAGCGGGTAAAAACCATCAAACGCGGCGACCCGCTGGACACCGAGACCATGGTAGGCGCGCAGGCGTCGCAGCAACAGTTCGATAAAATTCTCTCTTATCTCGAAGTGGCGCGGCAGGAGGGGGCCGAAGTGCTGGTGGGCGGCGGCGTAGAGAAGCTGGATGACTCACTCAACAGCGGCTACTACATCCAGCCAACCCTGCTGAAAGGCAACAACAGCATGCGGGTTTTCCAGGAGGAGATCTTTGGCCCGGTGATCGGCATCACCACCTTTAAAGATGAAGCGGAAGCGATCAGTATCGCCAACGACTCGATTTATGGCCTGGGTGCCGGCGTCTGGACCCGTGATATCAACCGTGCCTATCGGGTGGGCAGGGCGATCAAAGCGGGGCGCGTCTGGACGAACTGTTATCACCTCTATCCGGCGCACGCTGCCTTTGGCGGCTACAAGAAGTCGGGCATTGGCCGTGAAACCCACAAAATGATGCTCGATCACTATCAGCAGACGAAAAACCTGCTGGTCAGCTACAGTATCGAACCGCTGGGCTTCTTCTGA
- a CDS encoding glutamine amidotransferase gives MTYSSALPLALIQLEVPPANVVSEIGEQPRWFIDALNLQPDEYLIVRPHLGEALPDFDTISGAILSGSWAMVTDHADWSERSAAWIRAAIDHGLPLLGVCYGHQLMAYALGGEVADNPNGWERGLLPIRCSDQTQRDPLLQTLPADFSVWLSHRQSVVSAPSGAQVLAASARDGCQIVRYSPQALSVQFHPEFSRHIMSVCTPPGCTEDGANEIEGKDWARELLVTFWQQTRPAVGRAQGA, from the coding sequence ATGACCTATTCGTCCGCCTTACCCCTTGCGTTAATTCAGCTTGAAGTCCCACCCGCAAACGTCGTTTCAGAGATTGGTGAACAGCCGCGCTGGTTTATTGATGCACTGAATCTCCAACCCGATGAGTACCTGATTGTGCGGCCTCATCTGGGCGAAGCGTTACCCGATTTTGACACGATTTCCGGCGCAATCCTCAGCGGTTCCTGGGCAATGGTCACCGATCACGCCGACTGGAGTGAACGCAGCGCCGCCTGGATCAGAGCGGCGATTGATCATGGTCTGCCGCTGCTCGGTGTGTGCTACGGCCATCAGCTGATGGCGTATGCGCTGGGCGGTGAAGTGGCAGACAATCCCAACGGCTGGGAGCGCGGTCTGTTACCCATTCGCTGCTCAGATCAGACACAGCGCGATCCGCTGCTGCAGACGCTACCCGCCGACTTCAGCGTCTGGCTGTCGCATCGTCAGTCGGTCGTCAGCGCGCCGTCCGGGGCGCAGGTACTGGCCGCTTCTGCGCGCGATGGCTGTCAGATTGTGCGTTATTCACCGCAGGCGCTCTCGGTACAGTTTCATCCCGAATTTTCACGGCACATCATGAGTGTCTGTACGCCGCCGGGCTGCACAGAGGATGGGGCCAACGAGATTGAAGGGAAAGACTGGGCGCGTGAGTTGCTGGTGACCTTCTGGCAACAGACGCGCCCGGCAGTAGGGCGTGCTCAGGGCGCGTAG
- a CDS encoding DotU family type VI secretion system protein, whose protein sequence is MMQEQQHSHSDLAPDASHQNVLVAAANPLINAIPQIRHSVSHEDPAQLRQQLIDQIRRFELSCQQSGLGYEVIIGARYCLCTALDEAAALTPWGSRGVWTSNGLLVTFHNETWGGEKFFQLLAKLSQNPRRHILMLELIYFCLLLGFEGRYRVLDNGRSQLETIKQRLLQMIKSVRGSYAAALSPHPTDQPVLRKLWRPMIPLWACAAVAGLAACLFYIVLNWRLGDYTSPVLARIYQTALPEVKIGNPAPPPPATLNLRAFLKPEIDAGLVAVRDEADRSVVTLKGDGLFASAATEVRGGYIDVIQRIAAAMNNVSGQIQVIGYSDNVPIRSARFASNFELSLARARSVQTLLQQQLAQPSRVKAEGRGESNPLVPNTSAENRARNRRVEITLLVAPDATHAELNGLARGN, encoded by the coding sequence ATGATGCAGGAACAACAACATTCACACAGCGATCTTGCGCCGGATGCCAGCCACCAGAATGTGCTGGTTGCAGCGGCCAACCCCCTGATTAACGCGATTCCACAGATCCGCCATTCGGTGTCGCATGAAGACCCGGCGCAACTGCGTCAGCAGCTGATCGACCAGATCCGCCGCTTCGAGCTGAGCTGCCAGCAGTCTGGCCTCGGCTACGAAGTGATCATCGGCGCGCGCTACTGTCTCTGTACCGCGCTGGATGAGGCGGCGGCGCTGACGCCGTGGGGCAGTCGCGGCGTCTGGACCAGCAATGGTCTGCTGGTCACCTTTCACAACGAAACCTGGGGCGGCGAGAAGTTTTTCCAGCTGCTGGCGAAGCTGTCGCAGAACCCCAGACGTCACATTCTGATGCTGGAGCTGATCTACTTCTGCCTGCTGCTGGGGTTCGAAGGACGCTATCGGGTGCTGGACAATGGCCGCTCGCAGCTGGAGACCATCAAACAGCGCCTGCTGCAGATGATTAAAAGCGTGCGCGGCAGTTACGCCGCGGCGCTGTCACCGCATCCCACCGATCAGCCGGTGCTGCGCAAGCTGTGGCGACCAATGATCCCGCTGTGGGCCTGCGCCGCCGTGGCCGGGCTGGCGGCCTGTCTGTTCTATATCGTGCTCAACTGGCGTCTGGGCGATTACACCTCGCCGGTACTGGCCCGCATCTATCAGACGGCGCTGCCGGAAGTGAAGATCGGCAACCCGGCACCGCCTCCGCCTGCCACGCTCAACCTGCGGGCCTTCCTGAAGCCGGAAATTGATGCCGGGCTGGTGGCGGTGCGTGATGAAGCGGACCGCAGCGTGGTGACGCTGAAAGGGGATGGGCTGTTTGCTTCGGCGGCGACCGAGGTGCGCGGCGGCTACATTGACGTGATCCAGCGCATCGCGGCGGCCATGAACAACGTCAGCGGGCAGATTCAGGTGATTGGTTACAGCGATAACGTGCCGATCCGCAGCGCGCGCTTCGCCTCCAACTTTGAACTGTCGCTGGCGCGCGCCCGTTCGGTCCAGACTCTGCTGCAACAGCAGCTGGCGCAGCCGTCACGCGTGAAAGCGGAAGGGCGCGGTGAAAGCAATCCGCTGGTGCCGAACACCAGCGCAGAGAATCGCGCGCGTAACCGTCGTGTTGAAATCACGTTACTGGTTGCGCCGGATGCGACGCATGCCGAACTCAACGGCCTGGCGAGAGGGAACTGA
- a CDS encoding class I SAM-dependent methyltransferase: MLASAFTQMRAKANFVHQFIRNPRKMGSITPSSEALCRTMITSVKWPEASRIAELGAGDGVLTRQILAQMAPDATLDAFEISTSLAGKLTALEDPRMTVRTCSAEYLNGNYDVIFSGLPLLSLPPELREAILRAVYNALGPDGVFIQFQYTSLTQPDLSRYFTWERQRVLKNVPPAWVYRCTRHYAP, translated from the coding sequence ATGCTGGCTTCAGCTTTTACCCAGATGCGCGCTAAAGCCAATTTCGTGCATCAGTTTATCCGCAATCCGCGCAAGATGGGCAGCATTACCCCCTCGTCAGAGGCGTTGTGCCGGACGATGATTACATCGGTGAAATGGCCTGAAGCGTCGCGCATCGCGGAACTTGGTGCGGGCGATGGCGTACTGACCCGGCAGATACTGGCACAGATGGCGCCCGACGCCACCCTGGATGCCTTTGAAATCAGCACTTCGCTGGCAGGCAAGCTAACCGCGCTGGAGGATCCGCGCATGACCGTGCGCACCTGTTCTGCGGAGTATCTGAACGGCAACTATGACGTGATCTTCTCCGGCCTGCCGTTGTTATCCTTACCGCCCGAACTGCGTGAAGCCATTCTGCGGGCGGTCTATAACGCCCTCGGCCCGGACGGCGTTTTTATACAGTTTCAGTACACCTCGCTGACCCAGCCTGACCTGTCGCGGTACTTCACCTGGGAGCGCCAGCGGGTGCTGAAAAATGTACCACCCGCCTGGGTTTACCGCTGCACGCGTCACTACGCGCCCTGA